A single genomic interval of Asterias amurensis chromosome 1, ASM3211899v1 harbors:
- the LOC139942631 gene encoding uncharacterized protein → MVLYSIQGALSKLIHVVRDIQTWMTVNKLKLNQDKTKFLVVASHTHHRKLTDVKLTLGDVVLEPSQSLRILGVIFDVRLLHDAQVANISRTVKFHLRNLTLIRKYLDASCTHAAIRALVLSRLDYCNSLLYGTSTKNLHSLQLLQNQAARLIYKKPKYTHTSPLIQTLHWLPVLQRTEYKNAVLTYKSLSNQAPTYLGNLLHTRQSLYNLRSTSAVVLNAPRSRTNVGSKAFAATGPKCWNRLPQSVRLANSLSSFKSQIKTHLYPKLL, encoded by the coding sequence ATGGTATTGTACTCTATCCAAGGTGCACTCTCCAAGCTGATACATGTGGTCAGAGACATTCAAACCTGGATGACTGTCAATAAACTTAAACTCAACCAAGACAAAACCAAATTCCTGGTAGTCGCATCGCATACACATCATCGGAAGCTCACTGATGTCAAGTTGACACTTGGTGATGTTGTTCTTGAACCCTCACAATCCCTTCGGATCCTTGGTGTCATCTTTGATGTTCGTCTTCTTCATGATGCTCAGGTGGCAAATATTTCAAGAACTGTTAAATTTCACCTCCGTAACCTGACTTTGATCAGGAAGTACCTTGATGCTAGTTGTACACATGCAGCAATTCGAGCACTAGTTCTTTCAAGGTTGGACTATTGCAATAGCCTTCTCTATGGAACATCAACAAAGAACTTGCACTCACTACAGCTCCTTCAAAATCAAGCCGCCCGTCTTATCTACAAGAAACCGAAATACACGCATACATCACCTCTCATCCAGACCCTGCATTGGCTACCAGTTTTGCAACGGACTGAATATAAGAACGCAGTACTCACATATAAGTCACTCTCTAACCAAGCTCCAACTTATCTGGGCAACCTTCTCCACACCCGCCAGTCTCTGTATAATTTAAGATccacttcagctgttgtattgAATGCCCCACGATCACGTACCAATGTAGGATCTAAAGCTTTTGCTGCAACTGGGCCAAAATGCTGGAATCGTCTCCCTCAATCTGTTCGTTTAGCCAATTCCCTGAGTTCCTTCAAATCCCAGATAAAAACCCACCTCTATCCTAAGTTACTCTAg